Proteins from one Catalinimonas alkaloidigena genomic window:
- a CDS encoding GNAT family N-acetyltransferase, whose product MIITGEKFVLRPFTMQDVPAVAKYANNKAIADNLRDVFPHPYSEQDAEEFIRYMTIQSEPMTHFAIDIDGEAVGTIGIFLKSDVYRKNAEIGYWLAEPFWGKGIITEVIKLIVAYAFATFDLVRIYAEPFATNVGSIRALEKAGFVREALLRQAAIKNDVLLDSTIYARLKP is encoded by the coding sequence ATGATCATCACCGGAGAGAAATTTGTTTTACGGCCATTTACGATGCAGGACGTCCCTGCCGTGGCGAAGTACGCCAACAACAAGGCGATTGCCGATAACCTGCGTGACGTGTTTCCGCATCCGTATTCCGAACAGGACGCCGAAGAGTTTATCCGGTACATGACCATCCAATCGGAGCCGATGACTCACTTTGCCATCGACATTGATGGGGAAGCGGTCGGTACCATCGGGATCTTTCTGAAGTCGGACGTCTACCGGAAAAACGCCGAAATCGGCTACTGGCTGGCGGAACCCTTCTGGGGAAAAGGCATCATAACCGAAGTGATCAAACTGATTGTGGCGTATGCCTTCGCAACCTTCGACCTCGTTCGGATCTACGCCGAACCCTTTGCTACGAACGTCGGCTCGATCCGCGCCCTCGAAAAAGCAGGATTCGTTCGGGAAGCGCTGCTCCGCCAAGCCGCCATCAAAAACGACGTCTTGCTCGATAGCACCATTTACGCGCGATTGAAGCCATGA
- the xseA gene encoding exodeoxyribonuclease VII large subunit: protein MMPPVPSALITPLRLADLTAQLEDVISEAFAERYWVTAEIASLKVNAHSGHCYLDLADEGAQLRACLWRNQYGAVASRFAQATGSALQAGQQVLMQVSVRYHAQYGLSLTVHDVDPAYTLGEAMQRRQETFARLEREGWTQLNKARTLCTVPQRIAVISSATAEGFRDFRTLLQRNAAGYAFRIELFPALMQGQGAPASIAEAITTVSAQADRFDALVIIRGGGAQLDLACFDEFSLATQVAGCPLPVLTGIGHEVDISALDLVAHTRCAVPREVAYFLLMRAAAFEEEITTLQQELQHVVARRLEHAQHTLHQQTETLRYAVRQRLREADHQLERAHLRVAAADPEQLLRRGYSLTTANGTIVREAADVPPGQLLKTWLANGTLTSITVDETTENEWKNL from the coding sequence ATGATGCCCCCCGTACCTTCTGCCCTCATTACCCCCTTACGCCTGGCGGACCTGACTGCCCAGTTGGAGGACGTCATCAGCGAAGCCTTTGCCGAGCGGTACTGGGTCACGGCCGAAATCGCTTCCCTGAAAGTCAACGCGCACAGCGGCCACTGTTACCTCGACCTCGCCGACGAAGGGGCGCAACTGCGGGCCTGCCTCTGGCGGAACCAGTATGGCGCAGTGGCGTCGCGTTTTGCGCAGGCAACGGGCAGTGCTTTGCAGGCGGGGCAGCAGGTGCTGATGCAGGTGAGCGTCCGCTACCACGCCCAATACGGTCTTTCGCTAACAGTACACGATGTTGATCCGGCCTACACCCTGGGCGAGGCGATGCAGCGGCGTCAAGAGACCTTTGCGCGACTGGAGCGGGAAGGGTGGACGCAGCTCAACAAAGCGCGTACGCTGTGCACGGTACCCCAGCGCATCGCCGTGATCTCGTCGGCGACCGCCGAGGGCTTCCGCGACTTCCGGACCTTGTTGCAACGCAACGCGGCGGGCTATGCCTTTCGGATCGAACTGTTTCCCGCGCTGATGCAGGGGCAGGGCGCACCGGCCAGCATCGCCGAGGCCATCACCACCGTTTCCGCTCAGGCCGACCGGTTCGATGCGTTGGTGATCATCCGGGGCGGAGGCGCGCAACTCGACTTGGCCTGTTTCGATGAGTTTTCGCTGGCGACGCAGGTGGCGGGCTGTCCGTTGCCCGTTCTGACGGGGATCGGCCATGAAGTCGATATCTCGGCGCTGGATCTGGTCGCGCATACGCGGTGCGCCGTACCGCGCGAAGTGGCTTACTTCCTACTAATGCGGGCGGCGGCGTTCGAAGAAGAAATCACGACCCTGCAACAGGAGCTACAGCATGTGGTGGCGCGTCGGCTGGAGCACGCGCAACATACGCTACACCAACAGACCGAAACCTTGCGTTACGCGGTGCGGCAACGACTGCGCGAAGCCGATCACCAGCTAGAGCGGGCGCACTTGCGTGTCGCGGCGGCCGATCCCGAGCAGTTGCTGCGTCGCGGCTATTCCCTGACGACCGCCAACGGCACCATCGTGCGGGAGGCGGCGGACGTGCCTCCCGGACAACTCCTGAAAACCTGGCTGGCGAACGGCACGCTCACCAGCATCACGGTAGACGAAACCACAGAAAACGAATGGAAGAACCTTTGA
- a CDS encoding OmpA family protein encodes MQPSKDFFWPSYVDLMTALFVVMLSLFVLSFKLFKDREGELLVMAQQYQKLQEIERSLQGLEGEYFVYDEDNKRHELKVPVQFASWESTIDARYHEPLRQAGLRLKNLIKNIRNDENVNYLIIIEGMAARDRDDAALNRDPDFIQRTYDLSYQRALALRNLWRQQGITFEEGNLEVIIAGSGVFGTGRYTGAQEGQNKRFLIQIIPKIGELEN; translated from the coding sequence ATGCAACCGAGTAAAGACTTTTTCTGGCCCAGCTATGTCGATCTGATGACGGCGCTGTTTGTGGTGATGCTCTCGCTGTTTGTGCTCAGCTTCAAGCTGTTTAAGGACCGGGAAGGCGAGCTGTTAGTGATGGCACAGCAGTACCAGAAGTTGCAGGAAATCGAGCGGTCGTTGCAGGGACTGGAAGGAGAATATTTCGTGTACGACGAAGACAATAAGCGCCATGAACTGAAAGTACCGGTGCAGTTTGCCTCGTGGGAGTCGACCATCGATGCGCGCTACCACGAGCCGCTACGGCAGGCAGGACTGCGGCTGAAGAACCTCATCAAAAATATTCGGAACGACGAGAACGTTAATTATTTGATCATCATCGAAGGGATGGCCGCCCGCGACCGCGACGATGCCGCCCTGAACCGCGATCCTGACTTCATCCAACGAACCTACGACCTCAGCTACCAACGGGCGCTGGCGCTGCGCAACCTCTGGCGGCAACAGGGCATCACGTTCGAAGAGGGCAACCTGGAGGTGATCATTGCCGGGAGTGGCGTGTTCGGGACGGGGCGGTACACGGGCGCGCAGGAGGGGCAAAACAAACGGTTCTTGATTCAGATTATTCCGAAAATTGGGGAGCTTGAAAACTAA
- the ispG gene encoding (E)-4-hydroxy-3-methylbut-2-enyl-diphosphate synthase produces MNLSTPTLSPLYCPSLTRYERRRAREVFIGDVPLGGDHPIRVQSMTTVDTMDTIGSVEQSIRMIEAGCEYVRITAPSLKEAQNLEAIRKELHHRGYRTPLVADIHFTPNAAELAARIVEKVRVNPGNYADKKRFQTIDYTDATYEAELDRIRERFTPLVKICKEYGTAMRIGTNHGSLSDRILSRYGDTPLGMVESALEFLRICEDLGYYEIVLSMKASNTQVMVEAYRLLVQKLDEEGLQPYPLHLGVTEAGEGEDGRIKSAVGIGTLLEDGLGDTVRVSLTEEPEFEAPVAQALIDRYTNRAGHAPIAPIEAYPIDPYQYHRRQTREVVNFGGAAGTMNVPRVIADISRVDDLQMEDLKAIGHFYLPVLDKWKMNDQGADYLYSGDRPAPFMLANGTREILNHAAWLQVDDQQNKYPLFEGEAFLQPNTKRHPHLNFVRLRDDAWTPQWAEALRHDTTVVLMAYTENAHAMPALRRLFVTLLNEKVTVPVVLQRQYTDRDEAHLQLDAATDFGGLLIDGMGDGVMLSTDLLPTLAKPELLERIKLYNATSFGVLQAARTRMSKTEYISCPSCGRTLFDLQETTAMIRKRTDHLKGVKIGIMGCIVNGPGEMADADYGYVGVGKGKIALYRGQNVIKKAVPAEQAVDELIGLIREDGHWREPDAVE; encoded by the coding sequence ATGAATCTTTCCACGCCCACGCTCTCTCCCCTGTATTGTCCCAGCCTGACGCGCTACGAACGCCGCCGCGCCCGTGAAGTCTTCATCGGCGATGTCCCGCTGGGGGGCGATCATCCCATTCGGGTGCAGTCGATGACGACCGTCGATACGATGGATACGATCGGCTCGGTAGAACAAAGCATCCGGATGATCGAGGCGGGGTGCGAGTACGTGCGCATCACGGCGCCCAGCCTGAAAGAGGCGCAGAACCTGGAAGCGATCCGCAAGGAACTGCACCACAGGGGCTACCGGACGCCGCTTGTGGCCGACATTCACTTTACGCCCAATGCCGCCGAACTGGCCGCCCGGATCGTGGAGAAAGTGCGCGTCAATCCCGGCAATTATGCCGACAAAAAACGCTTCCAGACCATCGATTACACCGACGCGACTTACGAAGCCGAACTGGACCGCATCCGCGAGCGCTTCACGCCGCTGGTCAAGATCTGCAAGGAATACGGCACGGCCATGCGCATCGGCACGAACCACGGTTCGCTGTCGGACCGCATCCTGAGTCGCTACGGCGATACGCCCCTCGGCATGGTGGAATCGGCACTGGAGTTTCTGCGCATCTGCGAAGACCTGGGCTACTACGAAATTGTGCTGTCGATGAAGGCCAGCAACACGCAGGTGATGGTAGAAGCCTACCGCCTGCTGGTCCAGAAACTGGACGAAGAAGGCCTGCAACCGTATCCGCTGCACCTCGGTGTGACGGAAGCAGGCGAAGGCGAAGACGGGCGGATCAAGTCGGCGGTGGGGATCGGCACGTTGCTGGAAGATGGTCTCGGGGATACGGTGCGCGTGTCCCTGACGGAAGAACCCGAATTCGAAGCACCAGTCGCGCAGGCTCTGATCGACCGTTACACAAATCGGGCGGGCCATGCGCCCATTGCGCCCATCGAGGCGTATCCCATCGATCCGTACCAGTACCACCGGCGGCAGACCCGCGAGGTAGTCAACTTCGGCGGAGCGGCCGGGACGATGAACGTACCGCGCGTCATTGCCGACATCAGCCGGGTGGACGATCTCCAGATGGAAGACCTGAAAGCCATCGGCCACTTTTACCTGCCGGTGCTCGACAAGTGGAAAATGAACGACCAGGGGGCGGATTACCTCTATTCCGGCGACCGGCCCGCGCCCTTCATGCTCGCCAACGGCACCCGCGAAATTCTCAACCACGCGGCCTGGCTACAGGTCGACGACCAGCAAAACAAATACCCACTGTTCGAAGGTGAAGCATTTCTCCAGCCGAACACGAAGCGCCATCCGCACCTGAACTTCGTTCGTTTGCGCGACGACGCCTGGACACCGCAATGGGCCGAGGCGCTGCGCCACGATACGACGGTGGTGCTGATGGCATACACGGAAAACGCCCACGCCATGCCCGCCCTGCGTCGCCTGTTCGTGACGCTGTTGAATGAGAAAGTCACGGTGCCGGTCGTCCTTCAAAGGCAGTACACCGACCGCGACGAAGCGCACCTGCAACTCGATGCCGCTACTGACTTCGGTGGACTTTTAATCGACGGGATGGGCGACGGCGTCATGCTCAGTACGGACTTGCTGCCCACGCTGGCCAAGCCTGAGCTGCTGGAGCGGATCAAATTGTACAATGCCACGAGTTTCGGCGTTTTGCAGGCAGCCCGCACCCGCATGTCGAAAACGGAATACATCTCGTGTCCGTCGTGTGGGCGCACGCTGTTCGACCTCCAGGAAACCACGGCGATGATCCGCAAGCGCACCGACCACCTGAAGGGCGTCAAGATCGGCATCATGGGTTGCATCGTGAACGGTCCCGGCGAAATGGCCGACGCCGATTACGGCTACGTCGGAGTCGGAAAGGGAAAGATTGCGCTCTACCGCGGACAGAACGTCATCAAGAAAGCCGTTCCTGCTGAACAGGCTGTCGACGAACTGATCGGCTTGATCCGCGAAGACGGCCACTGGCGCGAACCCGACGCGGTGGAGTAA
- the xseB gene encoding exodeoxyribonuclease VII small subunit, translated as MEEPLTFEAAQQELETLLEDLEGDVTRIDDLLEKVKRARTLIDFCRIRLRQVEAATDELLDEEGEA; from the coding sequence ATGGAAGAACCTTTGACATTTGAAGCAGCCCAGCAGGAGCTGGAAACCCTTTTGGAAGACCTGGAAGGCGACGTGACCCGCATCGACGACCTGCTGGAAAAGGTAAAACGCGCCCGTACCCTGATCGACTTTTGCCGCATCCGCCTCCGCCAGGTCGAAGCCGCCACCGATGAGCTTTTAGACGAAGAAGGGGAGGCGTGA
- a CDS encoding DUF6728 family protein — protein MKDYFALGDLFGYFFRVFRKPDPNHKPNFNLRMMHGINKISIIMFLFALIVMIVRFISRM, from the coding sequence ATAAAAGATTACTTCGCGCTGGGCGATTTGTTCGGCTATTTTTTCCGGGTGTTCCGTAAGCCCGATCCGAACCATAAGCCCAATTTCAACCTGCGTATGATGCACGGCATCAACAAGATCTCGATCATCATGTTCCTGTTTGCCCTGATCGTGATGATCGTGCGTTTTATTTCGCGCATGTAA
- a CDS encoding Rpn family recombination-promoting nuclease/putative transposase — translation MATFQEKYINPFTDFGFKKLFGSEFNKDLLIDFLNQTLGGREHIQDLTYLNSESQGKSESDRKAVFDLYCENERGEKFIIEVQNVLQFYFKDRSLFYATFPIQEQAIRGRDWNYALKAIYTIGILNFSFPDSRGDQRYRREVRLMDVETHEVFYDKLTFIYLEMPNFQKKEEELETQFDKWLFLLKNLPKFQERPVKLQERIFERVFQEAEIAKLNSEDMRAYDESLKIYRDNYSIMETRKLEMEQARQEGLEKGLQEGRQEGRQEGRQEGLEEGKQKGRIEIARTMKQAGLPLEQIASLTGLSQDQIHQL, via the coding sequence ATGGCGACTTTCCAGGAGAAATACATCAATCCGTTTACCGATTTTGGGTTTAAGAAGCTCTTTGGCTCTGAGTTCAACAAAGATCTGTTGATCGATTTTCTGAACCAGACACTGGGCGGCCGCGAGCACATCCAGGACCTGACCTATCTCAATTCTGAAAGCCAGGGAAAATCGGAATCGGACCGGAAAGCGGTGTTCGATCTGTATTGTGAAAACGAGCGGGGTGAGAAATTCATCATCGAAGTGCAGAATGTCCTGCAGTTCTACTTCAAAGACCGGAGCCTCTTCTACGCGACCTTCCCGATTCAGGAACAGGCCATCCGTGGGCGCGACTGGAATTATGCACTGAAAGCGATCTACACCATCGGCATCCTGAATTTCAGCTTTCCCGATTCGCGGGGCGACCAGCGCTACCGACGCGAGGTGCGATTGATGGACGTCGAAACGCACGAAGTCTTTTACGACAAGCTGACGTTCATCTACCTGGAGATGCCCAATTTTCAGAAGAAAGAGGAAGAACTGGAAACACAGTTTGACAAATGGCTGTTTCTACTGAAGAATCTGCCTAAATTCCAGGAACGGCCGGTCAAGTTGCAGGAACGCATTTTTGAGCGGGTGTTTCAGGAAGCCGAAATTGCCAAGTTAAATTCCGAAGACATGAGAGCTTACGATGAAAGTTTGAAAATCTACCGTGATAACTACAGCATCATGGAAACCCGAAAGCTGGAAATGGAGCAAGCCCGCCAAGAGGGTCTCGAAAAGGGACTACAGGAGGGTAGACAAGAGGGTAGACAAGAGGGTAGACAAGAAGGTCTTGAGGAAGGAAAACAAAAGGGGCGGATCGAGATTGCCCGTACCATGAAACAGGCTGGTCTGCCCCTGGAGCAGATCGCTTCTCTGACCGGTTTATCCCAGGACCAAATTCATCAGCTCTAA
- a CDS encoding serine protease: MKTKAFLSVMAVLLAACHTDFTDIPHTVTAVRGGDTLVLKNGVAVSLIGVEGNAESQSFLEEHVLNQKVQVRFDRSNYPEVDEGTELVWGYATTLRGEALNGELLRRGLTPLDELYLTDSLNAFRRYAQSGGLVPEYALPEESEAADPEAPLEARPPVRRSDESVAEALPDEEVKPRLNSFADLVEYAEQCVFVVLRRNAQGRVDGQGTGFFIGEGLAVSNYHVFEGSNDWYIRAHDGRRYPVTEILKQSREFDFVVFRVATKTYPFLDLAKATPRKGTDIFVLGNPRGLESTVTRGVVSAIRKKTYSDAMLQIDAAISPGSSGSPVMNLQGEVVGIATSQLRDCENCNFAMNINLVKK, translated from the coding sequence TTGAAAACTAAGGCATTTCTGAGCGTAATGGCCGTTCTGCTGGCGGCCTGTCACACCGATTTCACCGACATTCCGCATACGGTGACGGCGGTGCGGGGCGGCGATACGCTGGTGTTGAAAAACGGTGTAGCGGTGAGCTTAATCGGCGTGGAAGGCAACGCGGAGAGTCAGTCGTTTCTGGAAGAACACGTCCTGAACCAGAAGGTGCAGGTCCGGTTCGACCGGAGCAACTATCCGGAAGTCGATGAGGGAACGGAGTTGGTGTGGGGCTACGCGACGACGCTGCGGGGCGAAGCGCTGAACGGGGAACTGTTGCGCCGGGGCCTGACGCCGCTCGACGAACTGTACCTGACCGACAGCCTGAATGCCTTCCGGCGCTACGCCCAGTCGGGTGGGCTGGTCCCGGAATACGCCCTGCCGGAAGAGTCGGAGGCGGCTGATCCCGAAGCCCCGTTGGAAGCCCGCCCGCCCGTGCGCCGCTCCGATGAGTCGGTTGCGGAGGCGCTCCCCGACGAAGAAGTGAAGCCCCGCCTCAATTCGTTTGCCGATCTGGTTGAGTACGCCGAACAGTGCGTCTTTGTGGTGCTGCGACGCAATGCGCAGGGACGCGTCGACGGGCAGGGTACCGGGTTTTTCATCGGGGAAGGGCTGGCGGTGAGCAACTACCACGTGTTCGAGGGCAGCAACGACTGGTACATCCGCGCACACGACGGACGGCGCTATCCGGTCACCGAGATTCTAAAGCAAAGTAGGGAGTTCGATTTCGTGGTGTTCCGCGTCGCCACGAAGACCTATCCGTTCCTGGACCTGGCCAAGGCAACGCCTCGCAAGGGCACCGACATTTTTGTACTGGGTAACCCGCGTGGTCTGGAAAGCACGGTGACGCGGGGCGTGGTGTCGGCCATTCGAAAGAAAACCTACTCGGACGCCATGTTGCAGATCGACGCGGCCATTTCGCCGGGGAGTAGCGGCAGTCCGGTTATGAACCTGCAGGGAGAGGTCGTCGGCATTGCCACCTCTCAGCTCCGCGACTGTGAGAACTGCAACTTCGCGATGAACATCAATCTAGTGAAGAAGTAA